DNA sequence from the Lagenorhynchus albirostris chromosome 13, mLagAlb1.1, whole genome shotgun sequence genome:
AAACAAGggtttaaaaagaatgataaataaccaattattatataaaagatccatttatagttatagtgaaataaatcacattaaaataagataatttcCCAGCTATCAgcttgataaagaagaaaaaaatgataacacACAGTTACCCTTATAAACTGTAAAATGATGTAAACTTTTGGGGGAGCAACTTAATGGGCATCAAAAGCCTTTTTGGAGAATTTCTACACTTTGACTCACTAATTCCACTTCCGGGAATTTACCCTAAGGAGCTTCAATCCTTCAACTTTTCAGCACCTAATTACAGAACACCTATTATTGCACTTGGCCCTTTGCTGGGTAAActgtgataagaaaaaaaaaaaaaaaaagacccgaTCTTTGTCAGAATGGAATTTAGCGTAGGAGGTAATCAGATGAAacctcaatagaaaaatgaataaagagaataaaaaaatcattcacaaaataagaaatgaatggTGGAGATGTGTGATTAAAGACTGACCGCACTCACCACCAGCAAGACTGGGAGAATTTGCTCTTTCAGACAGGGGGTGGGCGTGTACACTGATAGAGCTGTTGCGGGGTGGGGGACTCAGGCAGGATGTATAAAAATGCTAAATGTGGAAGCCTCCTGAATAAGAATGGCATGGTTTCTTGGTTTCTGATGACAAGTCATGTGACTTACAGTGTTTGCCTTTTTACTTTCATTGTTTGGATCCTTGGAGCCCAATTTGATGTTCAACCTTTAACCATTTAAATCTTAGGGCCCAAAATTgcacagggacttctctggtggcgcagtggttaagaatccacctgccagtgcaggggacacaggattgattccctggtccaggaagatcccacatgccgcggagcaactaagcccacgcaccacaactgctgagcctgtgctctagagcctgcgagccacaactactgaagcctgcgcacctagagcctgtgctccacaacaagagaagccactgcaatgagaaccaTGCGCACTGCAACGATgaggagcccctgctcactgcaactagagaaagcccgtgtacaaCAACGAAGACTagacatagccaaaaataaataaataaataaataaatttattctaaaaaaacacaaaaaactgtcAAAGGAGCAAAAGACCAAAAAACACTGAGGAGCCAACTGTTCCAGATGAAAGGAGGTTAAGGAGATGTGACAATAAATGCAATTTGGACCTGGATTAGATCCTGGACATGGAAAAAGGAGAGCTTCTTGGGACTCAATGAAATGTGAATACGGATCACGGATCAGATAAAAGTATTAAATCAGGAAGTAGTTAAACTTTCTGCTTTTGAAAACTGCACTGTGGTAAAAGAatgttcttgttctttttcttataaaatacatACTGAAGTCTTAGTGGGGATGAGGGTGAGGACAACTGAGCTACAGACTCATCCGATGACTGGctcaaagaaaacttttaaaattcagataaatTTCTATCTTCTATGCTATGATTATCCTAGTAAATCATTAAGAGAATGTGAAATTCTCATTAGTCCAGGTTTTTGTTGGGCTGCATTTAACTTCATTTTTGTTTAGCAGGCATGCTATCCTGCTAGAAGAAAAATCGTGAATCCAAAATTGGCCACAAAATATATACTAATAAATGTTTATGCTCTGATCACAGATAATGCATATGGGTGAATTCAATGCCAACATTTGGTGCTTTTTTCTCTATCTCAATTGATTTGACACTGGGTGGGacatttaacttttctgagtttTAGTTTCCATGGCTGAGGAATGGGGATTCTACTCCTTGCCTTCAAGGGTTGAATATAAAAGAAATGCAGAGCACCTGATATGGTACCAGACACCAAGCAAGTGCCTTCCGCGTCAGGGAGTATTACGGCATGTGTCTCCAACTCTCTTCCTATTAGCTTAACTGATTAGAGCCTGGGTCTGGGAAATCCCAGTTCTATGCCGGCCCAAGGCAAATTAGTACTTTCTGGTCATAAGCCAGCCCCCATTCTTGGATTCTAGGTCATCCATCAGCAAATGCAAGATCCTCCTGATGAGCCATCAGGGCCTGACCTAGCCTGGTGTCTCACTTTCCCATCACCATTCACAAAAAGCCACTCAAAGCCATGACCACGGACACATGGGCCCCATATATCAGGAAAGGTTAGTATAAAACCTttgttagatattttttaaaaaccagcaaTCTCTGATGGAAACAACTCAGAAAGGTGGTCGCCTCTGAGAGTGGAATGGAGGTTGCCTGGGAAGGAGTGTGAGGAGCTTTCTGGAGTGTTGTTAATGTTCTACATCTGGATAGGGGTACGTTGCAGggtatacatttatcaaaactcagaGGACATATGCTTAATATTTGTGTACTTCATAGTTCACACATGCATTTTgcctcaatagaaaaaaaatctgtaaacacaGAACTCTAATGATATGCATGTTGAAGTATTTGGGAGGAATACCGATAGCtacaatttactttgaaatatattttaaaattaggtgcattaatggatggatagaagaatggatagatggatagtgataaaataaatacagtaaaatgtaaatggtagaatctaggtggtgggtaTATGGTTGTTTAACTGCAcaattatttctgttttgctgcatgtttgaaaattttcaaaatacaatgTTGGAGGACGGGAGGAGGAATCAATGCCTAGAGCCCAGGACCTTGAAATGGACTGACATTTAAAATACCTGATTATTTTCAACACTGAATCCACAATTCTCATTGGGTTGGATAAAGAAAGCATGATTATAGCAATGAATAATCAGTTAGCTTTTATCTAACTTCACCACTGGCTGGTCTAGCGAACCGTAAGATCCTGGACAAATCCAGATCAAAGATGAAGGACCAGTGTCCAAGTGCAGGTTCAAGGTCCAGGTCTAGGTTCATTACCAAAGTATAGGAGAACAGTTCAGCCACGAGCCCTGATGACTTCATGCAGGTCCAAAGTCCAAGTTCAGTATCCACGTCCAGATCTAAGGTCCAGGCCCATGTCTATAAACAAGGTCAGGTCTAGGTCCAAATCTGAGGTTAAACCAAAGGTCCACATTcaagtttatttgtttgtttgtttatttatttatatatttatttacagctgcgttgggtcttcgttgctacacacgggctttctctagttgtggcaagcaggggctactctttgttgcagtgcatgggtttctcattgcggtggcttctcttgttgcagagcacgggctctaggtgcgtgggcttcagtagttgcagcatgtgggttcagtagttgtggcacacatgggcttagttgctctgcggcatgtgggatcttcccagaccagggatcgaacccgtgtcccctgcactggcaggcggattcttaaccactgcgccaccagggaagttcccacattCAAGTTTAGAAGTCCAGTTCCAAATTCTAGGTTCTAGGTCCAAATTATAATAATGTCAAGCACATGTTTCATTTCAAATTCATGTCCAAGCTCCAGGTTCAATGTTCAAGGGCAGATCAAGTTTCAGTATGAAGTTCCAGGATGAAGGTCATATCTAGGTCCAGGACTGAGGTCTAGGGTCCAGGTTTGAGGACCATGTATCAAGGTTCAGATCTATAACTAAAGATCAGATTTAAGGCCAGATTCAAGGTTCAGGACTAATCCAAGTACATGGCTGAGGTCTGCTGTCTGGTTTTCAGGTCCAAGTCCAAAGACAAGGTCAGTAGCCAAGGCCTTTGACCAGGTTGAGATCTGAGGTATAGTCCAAAGATCAGGTCCAAGGTCTAGGGCTAGGTCTGAGTTCCAGGTTCAAAGTTCAGGTGCAAGGTCAAAAGTCTACTTCCAATGTCCAAATCCAGGATTTGGTTCAAGGCCCATGACTATTTTTGAGGTTCAAGTTATATCCAGGCTCACATCCAAGGTTGAGGGACAAAGTGCAGGTCAGATTTGAGAGGATGAGGGGAGAATGACCAAaaaggcagagtagaaagaccctgagctcactccTCTCACGAGCacaacaaaatcacaactatttgcAGAACAACCATCAATAAAAAAGACCAGAACctatcagaaaagatcttctacagctaaagacataaagaaggaaccatgtCAACACAGGTGGGAGGGGCAGACTTGTGATATAATCAAGTCCCATACCcctgggtgggcaacccacaaactggagaataattatattgtagagattctcccacaggagtgagagttctgagccccacttcgggctccccagcctgggggtcctgtaccaggaagatgagcccccagattCGGCTTTGAAGACCATCAGGGCTTAATTTCAGGAGTCTTTGggaagactgggggaaacagagacttcactcaTAAAGggtacacacaaaatctcacgcTCACGGGAATCCAGAGCAAAAGCAGTAATGTGACAGgaacctgggccagacctacctgctggtcttggagagtgtcccagagaggttgagggaggggttggctgcagctcacctgggggacatagacactggtggcagcaaTATTGGCGAACATTCTAGTGCGGGAACAAGGCTCCTTGGGGCTTCCACCTTGGCTCATTAGGCCCAAGACCGGGCCCCGCCCAACAGCCTACAGGCACCAGTGctgggaagcctcaggccaaacaactaactagGCAGGGACACagtcccacccattagcagacaggctgcctgaaGAGTTCCTGAGCGCACAGCCACCTCTAGATACGaccctgtccaccagagggccaagacccagctccacccagcgGTGGAAGCCTGCACCAGCTTccagaccagcctcacccaccagggggcagacaccagacaGAAGAAAACCACAATCCAGGTGCCGAAAGCCACTCGCTTTTCTTCTCTGCAGAGGAGGCTGCACAGTTGGGAAGCCCAGGGGTGCTCCTTCTGTTCTTTCAGGCTCCCGGGCTTGTACCAGTGCACTCTGCGAACCAGCTGTGCCCCCGCGGTGCAAGGGAGCGCCCACCCTGGGGGCCTGGCAATTGCTTGGCACTTAAAAAAACTTTCTGGAGGGCTCCGGGAGCATTGTAGGGGTTCGGAAGTGGGTCTCGGAGGCTCCCCCAACCTTGACTGCATTTGTGTGCAGCTGAGTGCGAGGCCAGTGTCCAGTGAGGGACAGGGGTTGCTCGTGTGTGATGTCAGAAGAGAGGCTGGACCGAGGATGCaaagtgggagggagaggaggagcccGTTTAGGACCAAGATCACAGGATGTTTCCGGCTTTAAATTGAAAGGAGAGGGGTGCCCCCCAACCCTTGTAATAACTGTGGGCTGCAAGGGTGTTCTTAGATTCTGGTATttaggttattttcttttttgtattaaaataacgctgcaataaacatttgtaCATGTCTCTGGGTACACATGTGTGAAAGCTTACCTGTGTATGGGAGCCAGAAGTGTGGTTGCTATGTTACAGGAATAAGTCTTCAACTTTACTCAACAAAATCACTCCCTGCACTTCAGATAagcatttttcttctccattttattcattcaggGTTTGCATTTCACCTCTCCTTCCTCAGGGTATTGCTAATGGCCCCAGACCCAGAGAAGGAACCTGCCTTGGCTTCCTTCTATATGATAGAACCCTGGCAGAAGAGTCTGAGGGGGATCAGAGTGTGCTTGATAAAGTTACAGCAGGTCTCTGGTCCTGCTTAATTTTGGGAGTTGGTAGCATCAGATGTCTGAGGGCCAGTATTTCAGGGGGGATGGAACAGTCTTCTCTCTTACTGAATCAGTTGAGTTACACATTTTTTCAGATGCTCCTTATACTGTTACTGCCAAGCTATCCTTTGCCCAGCTCTGTGTGGTTCCTTGAGGCCTGGCAGCTTTGGGAATCTCCAAGCTTGAGGCATTGGACTCTTTACCAGGCTGGTTTCCCCAGAGCCAAAAAGCTCCAGCCCGCTCATCTGAGGTCCTGCCACCTCTCACCTCCCCAGGGTTCTGCCAGGGATCCTGCATCAGTCCATACCTTGAGGGGTGCCCaccaacattttctttcttttttgtttcagagACTCTCTCTcttgagacagacagacagacagacagacagacacacacacacacacacacacacacacacacacacacacacacagacctcaATGAGCTTAGATTCCCACAAAAGGCACAAAGAGAAGCTATCTCCCAGCATGGATCCCCATGGCTGAACCCAGTACAGAGGGAAGAACGGCCTTCAGGGGCAGCACGATGGCTGGGCGACCACAAACCCTGTCTCAGGTTCCAAGACAGTGAACGGCAGTCCTGAAAACAACCCGAGACCCAACTTCCCAACAATCTTGGAACAATCGTTTCATCTTAACTAGATGaaactgtattcatttatttctctaggATGATAACGTGACTTTTTGTGCACCCAAGAAGTTGAACGGGCCATCCCCATTATACtgtgttattttaaagtttattcacaacaactctgtgaggtaggcaATATGGTTCCCATTTTTCAGGTGGGGAAAGCGAGGCCTAGTGAGGAAAAATAACCTGCCCAAGGGGCAGGGCTGTGACTTGAACGACAGCAGTCCTGATTCCCCAAGGCCCATATTCTAACTTGCCACCCAAACTCCTTGGGCATAAGCACAGGACAAAGCTGGGGAAACGCTTACCTAGCTTCCTGTCCATCCATGCCTTCCTGAACTGCCTGACCAACCCCCCACGGTGACCCGGGACAAGTGATGCCAGGAATCTTAGCATCCTGCTTGGGATACACTTCTTATATATCTGAATTCTTTGAATCACTCACTCTGACAAATGCTGCCGCTTCGGTTGCATTTTCTTACCTGCTTTTGTACTTATCCCCTTCACATCGAGCATGTGCTGTCCCTGTTCACCAGCGCCCGTTCTTTTGGGGAAGCCGGGCTCATTGCCCTAGAAACATACCCCAGGACTGAATCTTCCCTTATAACAAACTATGAAGCAGGAGTCatccagtatttttaaaatccaggtcTCTATTTTTCCTGTGCAAACATGAATGTAGGCAAAATTAATAgtcaaaaagctttttaaaatatatgcattttgatAACACGTTGCTAGTTACATTTTGCTGTTGATATGAGCTTGGATCACACTTTCCTTTAATAGGCCTTTGAAATTCCTTTTAGAAAGTTAAAACGGTCAAATGGTCCATAGTAAAAACCAGAAGAGACCCACGTAAATCCAAAATACATACTTGAAAAGGCAGCACCTTTTGGATGAACTACGTTAGGGCCGAGTTATGTAGAACATGGATTATGTAAGAGTGGACCACAGAGACTTCAAAGCAAATGGAGCATCTTGTCTGAGAACAAGagagaacaggaagaaagaagaggagaaggaagagaagagaaagaaggaagaagaaggggacacagagacagagagattgatGGAAAAGAGGATCAGGAAAACCTACATATACGGCTTCTCTGCATCAGGAGAGTGACTCGTCTTTGGGTAATTTACAATGTGTATTAAGCAAAGGATGGACCATTAAGGTAATAATTCACAAACATAGAACCCAAATCTAGAGATAtcttatataaaatgttaatgcaAGACTATTTACTGGATTAGACAAAAAGAGCTAGGTTCTCCACTCTGCACATTTTCAGCTAAGAGCTTTGCCTCAGGATGTAATTCCAAGGGACAGCAAGGCTTCCTCTTCAGGGGTCAAGGAGCAGTTTGCAAAGACGTGACCTAAGGGTCTCATCTCCTAAAAGTCCTAGTGGTCAGCTTGTTTGGCTTAGGACCCCATTCTAACCTCCAACCTGGGAGCCTTTCCCCTCCACGTAACTCTCCCCACCAAGTCAGAACAGGCTGCCCCAGAACCCTGACTCAGGTGCCAAGAGAGAGGTTGTGTTTGAACCCCTCTGGCAGGTTAGGAGATGTCTCTTTCCCTAACGGAGATGCTCTTTTCTATGAAACAGATTCCGGTTTCACAGCAGCTGGATGGCAGGGAGCCTGGATTTGCTTCTCAGACTCAAAGTGACCTCAACTGGGGAGCCCTGGCTTTATCCCTTGTGCTTGTTGCAGCACCAATGGCCAGGGTTTCTAGGATCCCAAAGAGCACACGAGGATATACCAGAGTCAGAAACAAGCCCCCAACTGTCTCGTGTATTGAATTTGAGTTACCACATGTACTTCAGATTCTGTTACATCTCCCTCAGCAGAAGGGGGTGAAGTGAGGGGCAGGAGCGGGTGGGTGACTAAATCATCTtccacttataaaaaaaaaaaaatgaagttcaaaAGTCTAAAAATTCCCCGTGGATAAATATTAAAAGAGCTTTGTGCTCACACTTCCATCCTCTTGAGCAGGGCACACCTCACACTTTACAAAGCCCTGCTGCATGCCGTGCTTCTTGTGGAGCTCACAGCAACCTGCCACTTAACTGGGGCAGATGCAAAGAgtcccattttctagatgaggacactgaggccatGCAGCTCGCAAAGGGTAAGGAAAGCTGGAATTCAACCCCGGCCAAGTCCCGCGCCGTGCAGCATCACACTGACGGCTGGCTCTGGGAAGCGGGAGACAGACCTCTGCGTCTTCACTGTTGTTTGGCCCCTGTTTGTGGAGCATCCCCGTCAGGCGGGAGGCCAAGCTTTGCCTGGTTTTCCAGTTGGCTGAGCCGCTGTTTTACTTTCATCTGGCTGGCGCTGTACTCAGCCAAGAGCCGTGCAAACCTGGTCCGCAGGGTGTCCAGGGAGGACTCCAGATGCTCCACTTTCTCCTCGATGCCCTGCGGGTCCGCCCCGGCCTTGGCCAGTTCCTCGTCGATCAGGTTGTCCTTCATCAGGATCTGCCGCCCCTTCTCCTCCAGCGCCTTCTTGGCCTCAGGGTATTCAGTGAGCGCCTCCATCAGATCGTCCCTGGAGAGGCAGAACAGGTCCGAGTAACCGAGGCTCCTGATGTTGGCCGTCCTGCGGTTCCCCGACTTGCTCCCCTTGATGTTCAAGATGCTGATCTCGCCAAAGTAACTCCCATCGCTGAGGACCACGAACTGGGTGACCCCATCCTCAGCCACCACAGCCAGCTTGCCCTCCTTGATGATGTACATCTCCCTCCCTATGTCCCCCTTCTTGCAGATATAATCCCCGGGGCTGAACACCGCAGGCCGCAGCTTCAGCACCAGCTCCACCAGCAGTCCCGCCTCGCAGTCCTGGAAGATGCGGACCTTCCTCAGAGTGTCCAGGTGCACGCTGATGGCGATCTCGGCCCTCAGCTTGTCGGGGAGGCACTTGAGCACCTCCCTCTCATCCACCGTCTTCTTGTTGGCCCACAGGTAGTCGAACCACCGGATCACCCGTGTCTCCAAGTCCTTGGTCACCTTGCGGAATTGCATGTACTGCTTGACGGAGTCACTCTTGGCCTGGAACTCAGCCTGCGAAGCGTTCATGTGCGAGATCATGGAGCCCACGTTGCCCACAATGGTGGCAAAAATCAGGACACCCACCAGGAAGTCGAGGACCACAAAAAGATACTCCTCATCCTTCACGGGGGGTGGGGTCTCGCCGATGGTGGTCAGGGTCAAGGTAGACCAGTAGAGACTGTAAATGTACTTCCTGGAGAGGCGCCCATACTCTGGGTTTGAGATGTTTGGGTAGACCCAGGAGTCGGTCCCGAAACCAATGAACTTGGAAATGGCAAAGTAGAGGCAGGCGTTCCAGTGGATGATGATGAGGATGTACAAGACCAAGTTCCCAATCCTGAACATGTTGGGGTAGTTGGTCCTCGTCTCTGTGCGGTCAAAGAATTCGAAGAGCCGGGCCAACTTCAGTAGGCGGTTGAACCTCAGTTCTGGGTAGTTGATGCCCAGCTTAAAATAAGCCAGGTCCGTGGGGACCAGGGACAACATGTCCAGCTTGAAGTGCAAGGTCTTTGTGTAGTGCTTCCACAGCCGGTTGGCATCCGTGACCAACAAGCCTTGCTCCAGGAAGCCTGATGAAGAAGACAGATCACGTGGGCATCAAAGAGGCCTTTTTATGACCATGGCCCGCAGAAAGGTATCTCACCTCAAGACCACACAAAAcgtggttatacatatataaaagaaacaaCTTCCACAAACCACACATACCATTACTACAGGAAATGCACTCTGGTATTTTCTATTCAACGATCTAATctattttattcaattaaaaacataGATCAGTTAGGTAAATTTGAATGTGGATTGGGTATTTGATGGTAGTAAGGAATGCTTATTAAATTTTTCAGAGATAAATGGAAGTTATACTTAAAAAATGGACCCTAGTTAAGGTTACATGCTAACGTGGTTACTGTCTGAGATTTGCCTTAAAAAACTCCATACAAGAACAGGGAGTGGGaggataaatgaaaaaagatgaGCAAAATGTTGATAACATTTGGAGCTGGGTAAGGGTATGTTGGGATTCATAACACTACTGTCTcagttttgtatatgtttgaaaatattaacaataaaaaatttgagggcttccctggtggtgcagttgttaagaatctgcctgtcaatgcaagggacatgagttcgagccctggtccgggaagatcccacatgccacggagcaactaagcccatgcgccacaactactgagcctgtgccacgactactgagcctgcgctgtagagcctgtgagccacaactactgaagcctgcacgcctagagcccatgctccgcaacgtgagaagccaccacagtgagaagcccatgcaccgcaacaaagagtagcccccactcgatgcaactagacaaagcttgcgcatagcaatgaagactgaacgcagccaaaaataaataaatttatggaaaaaaattgaaaacactgGTCATGGCCTAGCAAACTGACTTTACAAATCATTGATGGCGTATGACccgtctttttattttttatttatatttattttttaaactctatttatttatttatggctgcactgggtttttgctgcggtgcgtgggcttctcattgaggtggcttctcttgttgtggagcacgggctctaggtgcgcagacttcagtagttgcagcacgcaggctcagtagttgtggctcacaagctctggagcgcaggctcagtcgttgtggcgcatgggcttagttgctccgcagcatgtgtgatcttcccggaccagggctcgaacccgtgtcccctgcattggcaggcggattcttaaccactgagccaccagggacgtcctgcAACCTATCTTTTTAAAACCTTGCCCAGGAGCACAGTGGTTTTCCTTCCTGGTTGCACATTACTGTCACCCAAGGGGCTCTGAAAACACATGAAGCCTGGGACCCACCCTGGTCTGGAGATGGGCTGGACCTTGGTAGTCGTGAAGCGTTATTACTGGTGAAATCCACCAAATAGGCCATGACCTGCCGTCTCCCTTcgtccctctctcccttcctttccctccctccctatttcttcctttctttctttcattttcaaacatGCAAAAGAGTGCAGAGACTAATGTAACAAATGCTTCTTAGATCTGGGTGAGCAACAGCAACACACCAAGGGCTCTGTAAGTCACAGAGCTGGACCTGTCCCCAGAGTTTGGTCCCATAGGTCTGGGGCATCTCTAACAACTttcaggtgatgctgctggtccagggccaCACTTCGAGGGCTAGACCGAGGTAGGAATGCCCCCTCTGTGAAAAGCAAACATCAAGTTTGTCGTCACATGTTAGGGACACCTGGCTTCACAGCTCCCCATCCCCTATTTGTTTGGTTACACTcgtgtttattgagtgcctagaTCATTACATTGCACTCGTGTGCCTTGGGACTCCTCAACACCTCCTTAATAATCTTGTCTCAATTCTGACTATTTTTTCTCCTGGAGTATGATCCATGGTCTCTTGGTGTCTGTGCCTACctgtccccctctctctcccagccTTCTGCTGAATCTTAGATTGCCAAGGACAATACCAAGCACAAAAAGGGGTGGGGTCGATGTCTGGGTGAGGGCTGCCTGTCCCACCGAAGCCTGATTGATGCAGGGAGTCCCCCCAACCAGTCAGCCACCCACGGGGCTCTTGCATCTCCATAGGCTCGTGTAACCATGGAGTGGCAGGTCACCAGGACTGGCCAAGTCACCCAGGCAAGCCTCAAGCTGTGTTCTTGAGATCTTCTAAGTTATGATGCAGGGCATTAATTCTGGAGCAGGGGGGCCACCCATCTGGCCTGCTGGGTGGTGACTGTGGCCTTTAGGCTGGCCACTCAGCATCTCTGGGCCCCAGTCTCTAAAGCAGTAAGATGGAGATAACCATGTCTACACTTCTTGTCTTCTGCAGCAGCTCTCATGAGAAAACAAGACGTGCTTGGAATGCTTTGTACACCATGAAGCCACCCTGAGGTTTCGCTGTGATCCAGTGGTTTCTGCATCCACAACCATGGCAcagtttttagtttaaaaatcttggaaatgacaAGCAGGGCCTCCACCAGCATATGTGATGTCtttgtgaaaataagaaaaaggaggCCCAAGGAGGCCCAGCTTGGAGACTGAGGCATGGGTGGGGCTTTAGCCCCCACTCACAACTAGAGGTGATCTTGTTACCGATGggtccttggactctttaatcaacagaaattgacaAGAGTCCAGATGAGGAATTCAGGCCTTTATTGGGACTCATGCTGCAGCACAAGGGAGCGAAAATAATAGCAGGTGGCCTTGCTTGCTCCCTGAGGGGTGGGAGTGAGCTTGTCCCTTAAAGGATATGGGGGTGGATTGGTGGGTTGGGCTGGAGGGGGGGGGCTTAGGTGGTCTGCACATACATGtagttatttttagtcctttaCAGATTCTTTGTGTCCCGTTGCTAGAGGAGATGTTTGTCTAGCGGCAAGTGCAAGCACTCTGGtagagggtcccaggtcccagcctgtcttaATCGAAGGAAGTCATATCCCTCTAGGCCCTGTTTTAGATTTCAgttctgaaactaatatactttTAGTATATTACACCTCATCTAAAAGCCATGGGGTAACATGCCCTGGCTCCTCTGACTGTCCAAGAAGAGGAACTCCAAGGGCTACCATTCTGGATCTCCCTGAACTTGCCCTGTGGCCCCCAGGTGGCCCCCGAATCATGCTGTGGGGTCTGCGGCCCTGGGCCCACTCACCTGTCCGGGCTCGGACTAGCACATCGAAGCCATAGAGGAAGTCGGCTGAGTAGTCCAGGACCAG
Encoded proteins:
- the CNGA3 gene encoding cyclic nucleotide-gated cation channel alpha-3; the encoded protein is MAKISTQYSHPSRTHHLVVRTTDRDLDSIENGLSRTHLPCEETRSELQEGITMETRGLAESKRSSFTSQGPARLSRLIISLHAWAASHLRHEDQRPDSFLERFHGAELKEVSSRESHVQNNAGSQEPPDRGRSDWPLAKSNTNACNNSEKDDKAKKEKEKKEEKKENPKKEEKKKDTTVVDPSNNMYYHWLTIIAVPIFYNWCLLVCRACFDELQSEHLMLWLVLDYSADFLYGFDVLVRARTGFLEQGLLVTDANRLWKHYTKTLHFKLDMLSLVPTDLAYFKLGINYPELRFNRLLKLARLFEFFDRTETRTNYPNMFRIGNLVLYILIIIHWNACLYFAISKFIGFGTDSWVYPNISNPEYGRLSRKYIYSLYWSTLTLTTIGETPPPVKDEEYLFVVLDFLVGVLIFATIVGNVGSMISHMNASQAEFQAKSDSVKQYMQFRKVTKDLETRVIRWFDYLWANKKTVDEREVLKCLPDKLRAEIAISVHLDTLRKVRIFQDCEAGLLVELVLKLRPAVFSPGDYICKKGDIGREMYIIKEGKLAVVAEDGVTQFVVLSDGSYFGEISILNIKGSKSGNRRTANIRSLGYSDLFCLSRDDLMEALTEYPEAKKALEEKGRQILMKDNLIDEELAKAGADPQGIEEKVEHLESSLDTLRTRFARLLAEYSASQMKVKQRLSQLENQAKLGLPPDGDAPQTGAKQQ